A window of the Tiliqua scincoides isolate rTilSci1 chromosome 5, rTilSci1.hap2, whole genome shotgun sequence genome harbors these coding sequences:
- the CFAP119 gene encoding cilia- and flagella-associated protein 119 isoform X1, with protein MMGPESLQKPREHKAKICMWKYLDVHSMDLINKAQTTDDLKSLLASLFQLQHFESNPRAAVLLDLYFYTIQFSREQGFNREQTSAFFSIVKDVHEACIETPLPNVEECYSYFTELVFCHSIRRPPFSIDLFNQDQLVHITDYMINTYFRHFKLYKYVFTPQVCLDISLSYIGMPEETKEEEVAAESTEASFSPLMEEGDEAAAAPDERPTDALREYIMSQLNQELAQLRVSVEQRLTATEEQFNTKLAQLEKGSGSGKGTGKSKKK; from the exons ATGATGGGGCCGGAGTCCCTCCAAAAG CCCCGGGAGCACAAAGCAAAGATATGTATGTG GAAATACCTGGATGTCCACTCCATGGATCTCATCAATAAGGCTCAAACGACAGATGACCTGAAGAG TCTTCTAGCCAGCCTGTTTCAGCTGCAGCATTTTGAATCTAACCCACGGGCCGCTGTCTTATTGGATCTGTACTTCTACACCATCCAGTTCAGCCGAGAGCAGGGATTCAACCGGGAACAGACCTCGGCCTTCTTTTCAATTGTGAAAGATGTACACGAGGCCTGCATCG AAACGCCACTGCCCAATGTGGAAGAATGCTACAGCTACTTCACCGAACTTGTTTTCTGTCATTCCATTCGG AGGCCCCCCTTCAGCATTGATCTCTTCAACCAAGACCAGCTTGTGCACATAACTGACTACATGATCAACACCTATTTCCGACACTTCAAACTTTACAAATATGTTTTCACACCTCAG GTATGCTTGGACATATCACTCTCCTATATTGGGATGCCGGAAGAGACTAAAGAAGAAG aagtcgcAGCTGAGAGTACAGAGGCATCTTTTTCCCCTTTAATGGAGGAGGGTGATGAGGCAGCTGCTGCGCCTGATGAAC GTCCCACTGATGCGCTGCGGGAGTACATCATGTCCCAGCTGAACCAGGAGCTGGCCCAGTTGCGCGTCTCAGTGGAGCAGCGCTTAACGGCTACAGAGGAGCAATTTAACACTAAACTGGCCCAGCTGGAGAAAGGAAGTGGCTCAGGCAAGGGAACTGGCAAGAGCAAGAAAAagtga
- the CFAP119 gene encoding cilia- and flagella-associated protein 119 isoform X4, producing MDLINKAQTTDDLKSLLASLFQLQHFESNPRAAVLLDLYFYTIQFSREQGFNREQTSAFFSIVKDVHEACIETPLPNVEECYSYFTELVFCHSIRRPPFSIDLFNQDQLVHITDYMINTYFRHFKLYKYVFTPQVCLDISLSYIGMPEETKEEEVAAESTEASFSPLMEEGDEAAAAPDERPTDALREYIMSQLNQELAQLRVSVEQRLTATEEQFNTKLAQLEKGSGSGKGTGKSKKK from the exons ATGGATCTCATCAATAAGGCTCAAACGACAGATGACCTGAAGAG TCTTCTAGCCAGCCTGTTTCAGCTGCAGCATTTTGAATCTAACCCACGGGCCGCTGTCTTATTGGATCTGTACTTCTACACCATCCAGTTCAGCCGAGAGCAGGGATTCAACCGGGAACAGACCTCGGCCTTCTTTTCAATTGTGAAAGATGTACACGAGGCCTGCATCG AAACGCCACTGCCCAATGTGGAAGAATGCTACAGCTACTTCACCGAACTTGTTTTCTGTCATTCCATTCGG AGGCCCCCCTTCAGCATTGATCTCTTCAACCAAGACCAGCTTGTGCACATAACTGACTACATGATCAACACCTATTTCCGACACTTCAAACTTTACAAATATGTTTTCACACCTCAG GTATGCTTGGACATATCACTCTCCTATATTGGGATGCCGGAAGAGACTAAAGAAGAAG aagtcgcAGCTGAGAGTACAGAGGCATCTTTTTCCCCTTTAATGGAGGAGGGTGATGAGGCAGCTGCTGCGCCTGATGAAC GTCCCACTGATGCGCTGCGGGAGTACATCATGTCCCAGCTGAACCAGGAGCTGGCCCAGTTGCGCGTCTCAGTGGAGCAGCGCTTAACGGCTACAGAGGAGCAATTTAACACTAAACTGGCCCAGCTGGAGAAAGGAAGTGGCTCAGGCAAGGGAACTGGCAAGAGCAAGAAAAagtga
- the CFAP119 gene encoding cilia- and flagella-associated protein 119 isoform X3, giving the protein MWKYLDVHSMDLINKAQTTDDLKSLLASLFQLQHFESNPRAAVLLDLYFYTIQFSREQGFNREQTSAFFSIVKDVHEACIETPLPNVEECYSYFTELVFCHSIRRPPFSIDLFNQDQLVHITDYMINTYFRHFKLYKYVFTPQVCLDISLSYIGMPEETKEEEVAAESTEASFSPLMEEGDEAAAAPDERPTDALREYIMSQLNQELAQLRVSVEQRLTATEEQFNTKLAQLEKGSGSGKGTGKSKKK; this is encoded by the exons ATGTG GAAATACCTGGATGTCCACTCCATGGATCTCATCAATAAGGCTCAAACGACAGATGACCTGAAGAG TCTTCTAGCCAGCCTGTTTCAGCTGCAGCATTTTGAATCTAACCCACGGGCCGCTGTCTTATTGGATCTGTACTTCTACACCATCCAGTTCAGCCGAGAGCAGGGATTCAACCGGGAACAGACCTCGGCCTTCTTTTCAATTGTGAAAGATGTACACGAGGCCTGCATCG AAACGCCACTGCCCAATGTGGAAGAATGCTACAGCTACTTCACCGAACTTGTTTTCTGTCATTCCATTCGG AGGCCCCCCTTCAGCATTGATCTCTTCAACCAAGACCAGCTTGTGCACATAACTGACTACATGATCAACACCTATTTCCGACACTTCAAACTTTACAAATATGTTTTCACACCTCAG GTATGCTTGGACATATCACTCTCCTATATTGGGATGCCGGAAGAGACTAAAGAAGAAG aagtcgcAGCTGAGAGTACAGAGGCATCTTTTTCCCCTTTAATGGAGGAGGGTGATGAGGCAGCTGCTGCGCCTGATGAAC GTCCCACTGATGCGCTGCGGGAGTACATCATGTCCCAGCTGAACCAGGAGCTGGCCCAGTTGCGCGTCTCAGTGGAGCAGCGCTTAACGGCTACAGAGGAGCAATTTAACACTAAACTGGCCCAGCTGGAGAAAGGAAGTGGCTCAGGCAAGGGAACTGGCAAGAGCAAGAAAAagtga
- the CFAP119 gene encoding cilia- and flagella-associated protein 119 isoform X2: MQQNQLNQKYLDVHSMDLINKAQTTDDLKSLLASLFQLQHFESNPRAAVLLDLYFYTIQFSREQGFNREQTSAFFSIVKDVHEACIETPLPNVEECYSYFTELVFCHSIRRPPFSIDLFNQDQLVHITDYMINTYFRHFKLYKYVFTPQVCLDISLSYIGMPEETKEEEVAAESTEASFSPLMEEGDEAAAAPDERPTDALREYIMSQLNQELAQLRVSVEQRLTATEEQFNTKLAQLEKGSGSGKGTGKSKKK, translated from the exons ATGCAGCAAAATCAATTAAACCA GAAATACCTGGATGTCCACTCCATGGATCTCATCAATAAGGCTCAAACGACAGATGACCTGAAGAG TCTTCTAGCCAGCCTGTTTCAGCTGCAGCATTTTGAATCTAACCCACGGGCCGCTGTCTTATTGGATCTGTACTTCTACACCATCCAGTTCAGCCGAGAGCAGGGATTCAACCGGGAACAGACCTCGGCCTTCTTTTCAATTGTGAAAGATGTACACGAGGCCTGCATCG AAACGCCACTGCCCAATGTGGAAGAATGCTACAGCTACTTCACCGAACTTGTTTTCTGTCATTCCATTCGG AGGCCCCCCTTCAGCATTGATCTCTTCAACCAAGACCAGCTTGTGCACATAACTGACTACATGATCAACACCTATTTCCGACACTTCAAACTTTACAAATATGTTTTCACACCTCAG GTATGCTTGGACATATCACTCTCCTATATTGGGATGCCGGAAGAGACTAAAGAAGAAG aagtcgcAGCTGAGAGTACAGAGGCATCTTTTTCCCCTTTAATGGAGGAGGGTGATGAGGCAGCTGCTGCGCCTGATGAAC GTCCCACTGATGCGCTGCGGGAGTACATCATGTCCCAGCTGAACCAGGAGCTGGCCCAGTTGCGCGTCTCAGTGGAGCAGCGCTTAACGGCTACAGAGGAGCAATTTAACACTAAACTGGCCCAGCTGGAGAAAGGAAGTGGCTCAGGCAAGGGAACTGGCAAGAGCAAGAAAAagtga